From Echinicola soli, a single genomic window includes:
- a CDS encoding ClbS/DfsB family four-helix bundle protein, with the protein MAVPTNRQELISEIEKNYSKLKKDLETIPSELTKEKELEGHAKGTEMSVSDLVAYLIGWGELVLKWNRKKNKNENVDFPETGYKWNELGKLAQKFYLDYEKLDYKSLLDKLDKVVNEILNVIKSTKNVDLYEKPWYEKWTMGKMVQLNTSSPYKNARSRVRKWKKLNEEKNTNAQQWL; encoded by the coding sequence ATGGCAGTTCCGACAAATAGACAAGAATTGATTTCTGAAATAGAAAAGAACTATTCCAAGTTAAAAAAGGACTTAGAAACTATTCCATCGGAATTGACCAAGGAAAAGGAACTCGAAGGGCACGCAAAAGGGACTGAAATGAGCGTTTCGGATTTGGTTGCCTATTTGATTGGTTGGGGAGAACTTGTCTTAAAATGGAATCGGAAAAAGAACAAAAACGAAAATGTTGATTTTCCAGAAACAGGTTATAAATGGAATGAATTGGGGAAACTTGCCCAGAAATTTTATTTGGACTACGAAAAACTTGACTATAAATCACTTTTGGACAAATTGGATAAAGTTGTCAACGAAATTTTGAATGTGATAAAAAGTACTAAAAATGTCGATTTGTACGAAAAGCCGTGGTACGAAAAGTGGACTATGGGAAAAATGGTACAATTAAACACTTCTTCACCGTATAAAAACGCAAGAAGTAGGGTGAGAAAATGGAAAAAGCTGAATGAAGAAAAAAATACGAACGCACAACAATGGCTATAA
- a CDS encoding aminoglycoside 6-adenylyltransferase: protein MIQREFADKAKTILEPDDNVIGLAVAGSWLTNEIDEFSDLDLILVTKQKISNDKNLMLDYAKRLGNFLSGFTGDHVGEPRLLICLYDNPLLHVDIKFVTLDEFHTRIETPTLLIDKNGQLEKAISNSQAKFPYPDYQWIEDRFWTWTHYVLLKIGRGEYLEAYDFMGFFRMVVFGPLLHIKNGNLPRGVRKVEIDLESEDLAKLKLTIPAYERQSLLNSLRSAVSLYRQLRIELFEEKVNLQKTTENKVMTYFDSIENRK, encoded by the coding sequence ATGATACAACGAGAATTCGCTGACAAAGCCAAGACAATTTTAGAGCCAGACGATAATGTAATCGGTTTGGCTGTTGCAGGTTCGTGGTTGACAAATGAAATAGATGAGTTTTCTGACCTTGACCTTATTCTTGTTACAAAGCAAAAGATTTCTAACGACAAAAATCTAATGCTTGACTATGCAAAAAGATTGGGGAATTTTCTATCAGGATTTACGGGAGATCACGTTGGAGAACCAAGACTTTTAATTTGTCTTTATGACAATCCGCTATTACACGTTGACATAAAATTCGTAACTCTTGACGAGTTTCACACACGCATTGAAACACCAACGCTACTAATTGACAAAAACGGACAACTCGAAAAAGCAATTAGTAATTCACAAGCAAAGTTTCCATATCCCGATTATCAATGGATTGAAGACCGTTTTTGGACTTGGACACATTATGTGTTATTAAAAATTGGACGTGGAGAATACCTTGAAGCATACGATTTTATGGGATTTTTCCGAATGGTTGTATTTGGACCTTTGCTTCATATCAAAAATGGCAATTTACCTCGTGGAGTTAGGAAGGTAGAAATAGACTTAGAAAGTGAAGATTTAGCTAAACTAAAACTCACAATTCCAGCATACGAACGACAATCATTATTAAACAGTCTAAGAAGCGCAGTATCATTATACAGACAACTGAGAATAGAACTGTTTGAGGAAAAGGTGAATTTACAAAAGACCACAGAGAATAAAGTGATGACTTATTTTGATAGTATTGAGAACAGGAAATAA
- the tnpA gene encoding IS66 family insertion sequence element accessory protein TnpA, with protein sequence MNLQEEMSSLVEEYKSSGLTQKSFSEQKGIGFHKFNYWYRKLRDEQSRGATGFMPVRTQGSSLPAETVEVVYPNGVKLRVPGGDLSLLSNLIKLY encoded by the coding sequence ATGAACCTACAAGAAGAAATGTCCTCCCTAGTCGAAGAATACAAGAGCAGCGGTTTGACACAGAAATCCTTCAGTGAGCAAAAAGGGATCGGCTTCCACAAATTCAATTATTGGTACCGGAAGCTGAGGGATGAACAGTCCCGGGGAGCGACCGGCTTTATGCCTGTCCGTACCCAGGGCAGCAGCCTTCCAGCAGAGACAGTGGAAGTGGTCTATCCGAACGGGGTAAAGCTGCGGGTGCCTGGCGGGGACCTATCGCTGTTGTCGAACCTGATCAAACTCTACTGA
- the tnpB gene encoding IS66 family insertion sequence element accessory protein TnpB (TnpB, as the term is used for proteins encoded by IS66 family insertion elements, is considered an accessory protein, since TnpC, encoded by a neighboring gene, is a DDE family transposase.) — MFSLGSQHQYFLYRSPVDMRKGFNGLYGMVINELDRDPVSGEVFVFVNRNRNLIKLLHWEKGGFVVYYKRLEKGTFLLPEERDDGVLEWPELVLMVEGIQVDGYRQRPRYTPG; from the coding sequence ATGTTTTCACTGGGCTCCCAGCACCAATATTTCCTGTACCGCAGCCCGGTGGACATGCGCAAAGGATTTAATGGGCTTTACGGGATGGTCATCAATGAACTGGACCGGGACCCGGTTTCCGGGGAGGTGTTCGTCTTTGTCAACCGCAACCGCAACCTGATCAAACTCCTGCACTGGGAGAAGGGCGGTTTCGTGGTCTATTATAAACGCCTGGAAAAAGGCACTTTCCTGCTCCCGGAGGAGCGGGACGACGGCGTGTTGGAATGGCCCGAACTGGTGCTGATGGTCGAGGGCATCCAGGTGGACGGCTACCGGCAGCGTCCCCGCTACACCCCCGGTTGA
- the tnpC gene encoding IS66 family transposase, translating into MSKPLDQLTKAELLALLEQREQQVADRERVIAEKERILAEKEAYEKQLLAMIEKFKRMSFAQKRERFEGNKDQMDLPFEPTQEQERQQQEEFSRKVEYIRRKRPTHTGRQPLPDHLPTEEIEIHPEGDLTGMECIGKEVTEELDYIPAQYIRRRYIRYKYAPKDKYSSAGVKIGLLPERAIPKGIPGYGLLTDILTRKYLEHMPLYRQAQRFKREKIPIAPTTLEGWVKQGLEKLEPLYDCLVADTKAMGYLMVDESTIRVLDGDKKGACHTGYYWVYHNPLEKTVLFDYRPTRGKEAPSAILENFKGYLQSDGYAVYEHYADNKEVTHLACWAHARRKYFEALVENKKLASEALGFIGKLYDVERKAKKLNLSAEDRKKLRLDEALPVINKMSEWIKKQLPKALPKSELRKALFYSANRWAELSNYLYDGELEIDNNPVEREIRSMVVGRKNYLFAGSHKAAQRAAMIYSFFGICKLHDVNPQQWLEHALRNIMTINHKNIRDLYPQNFNHTTRG; encoded by the coding sequence ATGTCAAAGCCACTCGATCAGTTGACCAAAGCCGAACTGCTTGCCCTTTTGGAGCAAAGGGAGCAACAGGTGGCCGACCGTGAGCGGGTGATAGCCGAGAAGGAACGTATCCTGGCCGAGAAAGAAGCTTATGAGAAGCAGCTGTTGGCGATGATCGAGAAGTTCAAGCGCATGTCCTTTGCCCAGAAGCGGGAGCGCTTCGAGGGGAACAAAGACCAGATGGACCTGCCCTTTGAGCCTACCCAAGAGCAGGAGCGGCAACAGCAGGAGGAGTTCTCCCGCAAGGTGGAATACATCCGCAGGAAACGCCCCACCCATACGGGCAGACAACCCTTGCCCGACCATCTCCCTACAGAAGAGATCGAGATCCATCCGGAAGGCGATCTTACCGGCATGGAGTGTATCGGCAAAGAAGTGACCGAAGAGTTGGACTATATCCCTGCCCAATATATCCGCAGAAGGTATATCCGTTACAAATATGCACCAAAAGACAAGTACAGCAGTGCCGGGGTAAAGATCGGCCTGTTACCGGAAAGGGCCATCCCGAAGGGCATCCCGGGTTACGGACTGCTCACCGACATCCTTACAAGGAAATACCTGGAACATATGCCGCTGTACCGGCAGGCGCAGCGGTTCAAACGGGAAAAGATCCCCATAGCGCCCACCACACTTGAGGGATGGGTGAAACAGGGCCTGGAAAAACTCGAGCCCCTGTACGATTGCCTGGTGGCCGACACCAAGGCCATGGGCTATCTTATGGTGGACGAGAGTACCATACGGGTATTGGACGGCGACAAGAAGGGCGCCTGCCATACAGGCTACTATTGGGTGTACCATAATCCCCTGGAAAAAACCGTACTGTTCGATTACCGGCCTACCCGGGGAAAGGAAGCCCCCAGTGCCATCCTGGAAAATTTTAAGGGCTACCTGCAAAGTGACGGGTATGCCGTATATGAACACTACGCCGACAATAAGGAGGTCACCCACCTGGCCTGCTGGGCGCATGCCAGGCGGAAGTACTTTGAGGCCTTGGTGGAGAACAAAAAGCTGGCTTCCGAAGCCCTGGGCTTTATCGGCAAGCTCTACGATGTGGAAAGAAAGGCCAAGAAGCTGAACCTATCTGCCGAAGACCGTAAAAAGCTCCGTTTGGATGAGGCATTGCCGGTGATCAACAAAATGTCCGAATGGATCAAGAAGCAGCTGCCCAAGGCCCTGCCCAAAAGCGAGCTGAGAAAAGCCCTGTTCTACTCGGCAAACAGATGGGCCGAGCTGTCCAACTACCTGTATGACGGGGAACTGGAGATCGACAACAACCCCGTAGAGCGAGAAATCAGATCCATGGTGGTCGGCCGGAAGAACTACCTGTTTGCCGGTTCCCATAAAGCGGCCCAAAGGGCGGCCATGATCTATTCCTTCTTTGGGATATGCAAGCTACATGACGTGAATCCCCAGCAGTGGCTCGAACATGCGCTGAGAAATATCATGACCATCAACCATAAAAACATCCGGGACTTATACCCACAAAACTTCAACCACACAACACGGGGTTAA
- the istA gene encoding IS21 family transposase gives MSQIKQLIILNKQGKGIKTIARMLGMSKNTVKAYLVKLEKLLGQTGTSLTIDDLLALEEPEIHSRFHPGNPSYKDPRYDHFKMRLEYFRKELKRTGVTRALLWEEYRQSHPDGYSYSQFCHHLDQHDLARSKPTMVLDHPPGEKLYIDFAGKTIDYIDRETGEVISCQFFVACLPCSDYAFAMAVPSQRIADFLHALACCLEHLGGVPSLLVPDNLKSAVDKADKYEPDINRALEDFANHYGTAVLPARARKPQDKALVENQVNMLYSRAYAKLRNMQFFDLYALNQAIKIRIRAHNQTRMQRRPYCREEKFLADEKNLLGKLPEDRFELRYHALLTVAKNNHVYLARDKQYYSVPYTLIGKKVKVVYTRSMFYVYHEGKKVAVHARSTKGGYSTVEDHLCSQHRHYRDRSPEYYRELARKKSEVLYRYVSLLFEQNRYPEQLYRTCDGLLALSRKSDPDTFDRACKIAMDHQVYSYGFIRNILENNMAHEQPDTTQKALPKHDNVRGKEYYDQQKLQF, from the coding sequence ATGAGTCAGATAAAACAATTGATCATTCTCAACAAGCAGGGCAAAGGGATCAAGACCATTGCCCGAATGCTTGGCATGAGCAAGAATACCGTAAAAGCCTACCTGGTCAAGCTGGAAAAGCTGCTGGGGCAGACAGGTACGAGCCTAACCATAGATGATCTGCTCGCCCTTGAAGAGCCGGAGATCCATTCCCGTTTCCATCCTGGCAACCCTTCCTATAAGGATCCCCGGTACGATCATTTTAAAATGCGTCTTGAATATTTTCGTAAAGAGCTGAAGCGTACCGGGGTTACCAGGGCACTTTTGTGGGAGGAATACAGACAGTCCCATCCGGATGGTTACAGCTACTCACAGTTCTGCCACCACCTTGACCAGCATGACCTTGCCCGGTCAAAACCAACCATGGTACTTGACCATCCGCCCGGGGAAAAGCTTTATATTGATTTTGCCGGCAAGACGATTGACTACATAGACCGGGAAACTGGAGAGGTCATTTCCTGCCAGTTTTTTGTGGCCTGCCTGCCCTGTTCGGACTATGCTTTTGCCATGGCCGTGCCCAGCCAGCGTATAGCCGATTTTCTCCATGCCCTGGCCTGCTGCCTGGAACATTTGGGCGGGGTCCCTTCCCTGCTGGTCCCCGACAACCTGAAGTCGGCAGTGGACAAGGCCGACAAGTACGAACCGGATATCAACCGGGCACTGGAAGACTTTGCCAACCATTACGGTACGGCCGTCCTGCCTGCAAGGGCCCGAAAGCCCCAGGACAAGGCCCTGGTCGAGAACCAGGTCAACATGCTCTACTCCAGGGCATATGCCAAGCTGAGGAACATGCAGTTCTTTGATCTTTATGCGCTCAACCAGGCCATTAAAATCCGGATCAGGGCCCATAACCAGACACGGATGCAGCGCAGGCCCTACTGCCGGGAAGAAAAGTTTTTGGCCGATGAAAAAAACCTGTTGGGAAAACTTCCCGAGGACCGGTTTGAGCTACGCTACCATGCCCTGCTGACCGTGGCAAAAAACAACCATGTTTACCTGGCAAGGGACAAGCAATATTACAGTGTCCCGTATACCCTTATTGGCAAGAAAGTGAAGGTAGTCTACACCAGGTCCATGTTCTATGTCTACCATGAAGGCAAAAAGGTAGCCGTCCATGCCAGAAGCACCAAGGGCGGCTATTCTACCGTTGAAGACCATCTGTGTTCCCAGCACAGGCATTACAGGGACAGGAGCCCTGAATACTACAGGGAGCTTGCCCGTAAAAAATCGGAGGTCCTTTACCGGTATGTGTCCCTGCTGTTTGAGCAGAACCGGTATCCCGAGCAGCTTTACAGGACCTGTGACGGGCTGCTGGCCCTGAGCAGGAAGTCCGACCCGGACACCTTTGACAGGGCCTGCAAAATAGCCATGGACCACCAGGTCTATTCTTATGGGTTTATCAGGAATATCCTTGAAAACAACATGGCCCATGAACAGCCTGATACTACACAAAAAGCCCTGCCCAAACACGACAATGTCCGGGGCAAGGAATATTACGACCAACAGAAACTCCAATTTTAA
- the istB gene encoding IS21-like element helper ATPase IstB: MNQIEAQMTRLKLHGMSKTWTALKETRKTQNLTLTEGLEMMLQAEEQERDNRRFRRLESNAGFRYKASLEELKLDKTRGLDDMVLASLSTGDYITKGESVLITGATGCGKSYLASALGHQACIQGFKAAYFNTQKLMLKTKMVRLEGTAIKFFDKLAKADLLIMDDFGLTHLEKQHQMDFMELIEDRHGKKSTIIASQLPISSWYEVIGEETIADAILDRLVHSSYRIELKGESLRKKM, encoded by the coding sequence ATGAACCAGATCGAAGCACAAATGACCAGGCTTAAACTGCACGGCATGTCCAAAACATGGACAGCCCTGAAGGAAACCCGCAAAACCCAAAACCTCACGTTGACAGAAGGCCTTGAGATGATGCTCCAGGCCGAGGAGCAGGAAAGGGACAACAGGAGGTTCAGAAGGCTGGAGTCCAATGCCGGATTCAGGTATAAGGCCTCCCTGGAAGAACTCAAGCTTGATAAAACCAGGGGGTTGGATGATATGGTGTTGGCATCCCTGTCCACCGGAGACTACATCACCAAAGGGGAATCGGTGTTGATAACAGGGGCCACCGGCTGTGGTAAAAGTTACCTGGCATCCGCACTGGGACACCAGGCCTGTATCCAAGGGTTCAAGGCCGCCTATTTTAATACCCAGAAATTGATGCTCAAAACCAAGATGGTAAGGCTGGAAGGCACCGCTATCAAGTTCTTTGACAAGTTGGCAAAAGCCGACCTGCTCATCATGGATGATTTTGGGCTCACACATCTGGAAAAACAGCATCAGATGGACTTTATGGAGCTCATTGAGGACCGGCACGGGAAGAAATCCACCATCATCGCAAGCCAGTTGCCCATATCCAGCTGGTATGAGGTGATCGGTGAAGAAACGATAGCCGACGCCATTCTTGACAGATTGGTACACTCATCATACAGAATCGAACTTAAAGGTGAAAGTCTAAGAAAAAAAATGTAA
- a CDS encoding response regulator transcription factor yields MKKILIVEDDVDLSRNIADSLRAEGIEPMVVYDGLLAAKLLERELFHGVIMDINLPGWNGFELCRYFRKRNQHTPVLMLTAFSELEDKVIGYEAGADDYLTKPFFMKELLMKVQVLLKRGQHQLDRAPNDPIITVGALKLNRTSKEVEQMGQKIDLTPREFQILEALLEANGNLVSKKELVQKIWGTTLDISSSTNTIEVYINFLRNKLDKPFGKQSIRTKVGFGYYYKD; encoded by the coding sequence ATGAAAAAAATATTGATTGTCGAAGATGATGTGGACTTAAGTCGAAACATAGCAGATTCTTTGCGGGCAGAGGGGATTGAACCGATGGTGGTGTACGATGGGTTACTGGCAGCCAAGTTGCTGGAAAGAGAGCTGTTTCATGGGGTGATTATGGACATTAACCTACCGGGATGGAATGGGTTTGAGCTTTGTAGATATTTTAGAAAACGCAATCAACATACTCCAGTCCTCATGCTTACGGCCTTTAGCGAACTGGAGGACAAAGTGATCGGTTACGAAGCCGGGGCAGATGATTACCTGACCAAGCCATTTTTTATGAAGGAACTTTTGATGAAGGTTCAAGTTCTTCTCAAAAGGGGGCAACACCAGTTGGATCGAGCACCCAATGATCCTATAATTACAGTAGGAGCGCTTAAACTCAACAGGACAAGTAAGGAGGTGGAGCAAATGGGGCAAAAGATTGATTTGACCCCGAGGGAATTCCAAATCTTGGAAGCTTTACTGGAGGCCAATGGGAATCTTGTTTCCAAAAAGGAACTTGTTCAGAAAATATGGGGGACTACTTTGGATATTTCTTCCTCTACCAATACCATCGAAGTATATATTAATTTCCTGCGAAATAAACTGGACAAACCCTTTGGTAAACAATCAATTAGGACGAAGGTAGGCTTTGGTTATTACTATAAAGACTGA
- a CDS encoding sensor histidine kinase, with product MTIRNKILRYFSISIIPLLGICLLTVYLVFKGYRKEEFRQRQKEKITSTLTYLSAFSEMDSEMLKSFNRTVIDSMLNEKLLIFDAKKELVYRSLDDTQVISLEKILGRLSPNSREIGLTEGDYDVVGLYLESGGNAYYGIYKSFDEFGYTKLYFLRNILIGTFLAISVLLLVVTFFLSKHIAAPIRHVALAIQQYKIGAKRFRLDLNGKSSEVDALVNKFNELLDRIDLAFMFQKNATHHISHELKTPLAVLVSNFEKMERMEDNKELRDLLVKQKHMTMGISEVINVLLEISKKDTGTGLEEKELRVDELIFDLCDELSAIYPDFMFSVDFGSGIEDPKKLLFLGSESLLRAALSNLLTNCIRYGHSGMANVLIKTKSEQLCIQFTNRGETLSKKEVKSMFKPYFRGHNSKGILGNGLGLALVKKIMEVYDGDIVYTTPDKDVNKFTMLLPLR from the coding sequence ATGACCATACGAAATAAGATATTACGGTACTTTTCCATCAGCATTATCCCGCTGTTGGGCATTTGTCTATTAACGGTTTACCTGGTTTTTAAAGGCTACCGAAAAGAGGAGTTCCGTCAAAGGCAAAAAGAAAAAATAACGTCCACCTTGACCTACCTTTCCGCTTTTTCCGAGATGGATTCTGAAATGCTCAAGAGCTTTAACAGGACGGTGATAGATTCGATGCTCAACGAAAAGCTCTTGATTTTTGATGCTAAAAAAGAACTGGTCTACCGTTCACTTGACGATACGCAGGTGATATCACTGGAGAAAATCCTTGGAAGGCTATCTCCAAATAGCAGGGAGATAGGGCTTACAGAAGGCGATTACGATGTGGTAGGCCTATATCTTGAATCTGGCGGAAATGCGTATTATGGGATTTACAAATCCTTTGATGAATTCGGTTATACTAAATTGTATTTTTTAAGGAATATCCTGATCGGGACGTTCTTGGCAATTTCCGTATTATTGCTTGTCGTTACTTTTTTCCTTTCTAAGCATATCGCAGCCCCCATCCGACATGTGGCGCTGGCCATACAGCAATACAAGATAGGAGCAAAACGGTTTCGGCTGGATTTGAATGGTAAATCCAGTGAGGTGGACGCCTTGGTCAATAAGTTCAATGAACTCCTGGACAGAATTGACCTGGCCTTTATGTTCCAGAAAAATGCTACCCACCATATTTCCCATGAACTCAAGACCCCGCTGGCCGTACTGGTGTCCAATTTTGAGAAAATGGAAAGGATGGAAGACAACAAAGAACTGCGGGACCTGTTGGTCAAACAGAAACACATGACCATGGGGATTTCAGAAGTGATCAATGTCCTGCTGGAAATTTCCAAAAAGGATACGGGAACAGGTCTCGAGGAGAAAGAACTTAGGGTCGATGAACTGATATTTGATCTTTGTGATGAACTTTCGGCCATTTACCCCGACTTTATGTTTTCAGTAGACTTTGGAAGTGGGATAGAGGATCCAAAGAAGTTATTGTTCTTGGGAAGTGAATCACTGCTAAGGGCTGCGTTATCAAACCTACTTACCAATTGCATTAGATACGGGCATAGTGGCATGGCCAATGTGCTGATAAAGACAAAAAGTGAACAATTGTGCATCCAATTCACCAATAGAGGAGAAACCCTTTCCAAAAAGGAAGTCAAATCAATGTTCAAACCCTATTTCAGGGGACATAACAGCAAGGGCATATTGGGCAATGGCCTTGGACTTGCGTTGGTCAAAAAAATCATGGAGGTATATGACGGGGATATTGTTTACACCACCCCGGATAAGGATGTAAACAAGTTTACGATGTTGTTGCCTTTAAGGTAA
- a CDS encoding TolC family protein, whose amino-acid sequence MMQKKHLYYLLSLSLLIAIGPLDSLGQSLQDNSYQSDTLRLDRSSCEAYLLQNSVRIVAEELEIDKAMAEKWQAKLWPNPSLEIDEVNLWSTPSQLGYFGEELPPIAGNFGRNLQVSMALEQLVQTAGKRKKLIAIEEVAVEQSEAYFKDFLRELKLSFRELLNQLEYLENNKTLLASQFASLSQLKNAMGKQVELGNTGKAEYVRLMAAQLELKKELFEIEEELISLEHELALLMNLPRGTVLRLEVSDDFPELEKISTISLGQLENEAFKNRPDLKVAMLEEKYQSNMVDYEKAQRIPDVALKVGYDRGGNFMLNFIGFGASIDLPFFDRNQGNIKRAQISQQQAQLKAQYKQSSVLGEVRTAYFSLMKEIEFYRDIDHQYDAELDGLLENYTRNFSDRNISLLAYLDFLEAYLENKEILLDTKRSIRDKLETLHSTIHGEI is encoded by the coding sequence ATGATGCAAAAGAAACACCTATATTACCTATTATCCCTATCCTTGTTGATAGCGATTGGCCCATTGGACAGCTTGGGCCAATCGCTCCAAGACAACAGCTACCAAAGCGATACACTGAGGCTGGACAGGAGCTCTTGTGAAGCTTACCTGCTCCAAAACAGTGTTAGGATAGTGGCGGAAGAACTTGAGATTGACAAGGCCATGGCTGAAAAATGGCAGGCCAAGTTATGGCCAAACCCCAGCCTTGAAATCGATGAGGTAAACCTTTGGTCCACACCTTCCCAACTGGGATACTTCGGGGAGGAATTACCTCCAATAGCGGGGAACTTTGGAAGGAATCTTCAGGTCTCCATGGCCCTTGAACAACTGGTGCAGACAGCTGGGAAGCGAAAAAAACTCATAGCGATTGAAGAAGTCGCTGTCGAGCAATCGGAAGCCTACTTCAAGGATTTTTTAAGAGAACTCAAATTGTCTTTTAGGGAGCTGCTCAACCAACTGGAATACCTGGAAAATAATAAGACCTTATTAGCCAGCCAATTTGCATCCCTTTCTCAGCTAAAAAATGCCATGGGCAAGCAGGTGGAGCTGGGCAATACCGGAAAGGCAGAATATGTCCGGTTAATGGCTGCACAGCTGGAATTGAAAAAGGAACTTTTCGAAATAGAGGAAGAACTCATATCCCTGGAGCATGAGCTGGCACTTCTCATGAACCTGCCCCGTGGGACAGTGCTCAGATTAGAAGTAAGTGATGATTTTCCGGAACTGGAAAAAATTTCCACAATCAGCCTGGGCCAGCTGGAAAACGAGGCCTTTAAAAACAGGCCTGACCTTAAGGTGGCCATGTTGGAGGAGAAATATCAAAGTAATATGGTAGACTACGAGAAAGCCCAGCGCATTCCCGATGTGGCCTTGAAGGTAGGCTATGATAGGGGAGGTAACTTCATGTTGAATTTTATTGGATTTGGGGCCAGCATCGACCTTCCGTTTTTTGACCGTAATCAAGGAAATATCAAACGTGCTCAAATCAGCCAGCAACAGGCGCAACTGAAGGCACAGTATAAACAATCTTCGGTGTTGGGCGAAGTACGGACGGCCTACTTTTCCCTGATGAAGGAAATTGAATTCTATCGGGATATAGATCATCAGTATGATGCTGAACTTGATGGATTGTTGGAAAATTATACACGGAATTTTAGTGATCGTAACATCAGCTTGCTGGCCTATTTGGATTTTTTGGAGGCCTATCTGGAAAACAAGGAAATCCTGCTCGATACCAAAAGGTCCATCAGGGATAAATTGGAAACATTGCATTCAACCATCCACGGAGAAATTTAA
- a CDS encoding efflux RND transporter periplasmic adaptor subunit — protein MKTLGKVNYSHLLVLVLLPMLVSCSPEGKRQPAVESSRFCLEGSLKEGMTLVKAQQTAIKESLPLTGKIETNPDHVIHFTSLVSGVVTKTYFSLGDPVSSGQLLLDIVSPELSSLRADKKRLEGEILVAQRQLKAMESMFEDKLASERDLLEAESQQKSLEAELEKVNANLSLYRASSERGVFQVFAPAAGVVTSKNVTAGMQIVADDTPLFTLANLDSVWAMLNIYAGNLAQIKQGMEVTISSLSYPELDFSGQINHLSEVFESQEKVLKGRVVLENKDHLLKPGMVVDVTVANERSQKAISIPSNVLVFDNNAYHAIIRKDDCDLQLRNIDLVMINDGVAYVQNGIAEGEQVIASNQLLIYEQLKNQPNH, from the coding sequence ATGAAAACATTGGGAAAAGTAAATTACAGTCACCTTTTGGTCCTTGTGCTTCTGCCCATGCTGGTCTCCTGTAGCCCTGAGGGGAAAAGACAACCTGCTGTGGAAAGCAGCAGGTTCTGCCTGGAAGGAAGCCTCAAGGAAGGGATGACGCTTGTAAAGGCGCAGCAGACGGCCATTAAGGAATCCTTGCCCCTTACCGGAAAGATTGAAACCAATCCCGACCATGTCATCCACTTTACCAGCTTGGTCAGTGGAGTGGTTACCAAAACCTATTTTTCTTTAGGGGATCCGGTTTCTTCAGGACAGCTGTTATTGGATATAGTCAGCCCTGAACTGAGCTCACTGCGAGCAGACAAGAAGCGTCTTGAGGGAGAAATCCTGGTAGCGCAGCGACAATTGAAAGCCATGGAGTCCATGTTTGAGGATAAATTGGCTTCTGAAAGGGACTTGCTGGAAGCCGAAAGTCAACAAAAATCTCTGGAGGCCGAGTTGGAAAAAGTCAATGCTAATCTATCTCTTTACCGAGCCAGCTCCGAAAGGGGTGTTTTTCAGGTCTTTGCCCCTGCTGCTGGCGTGGTTACTTCCAAAAATGTTACGGCAGGTATGCAAATCGTAGCTGACGATACTCCGCTGTTTACGTTGGCCAACCTGGATTCGGTATGGGCAATGCTCAATATTTATGCAGGCAATTTGGCCCAGATCAAGCAGGGAATGGAGGTGACGATTTCTTCATTGTCCTATCCGGAATTGGATTTCTCTGGGCAGATCAACCACCTTTCCGAAGTCTTTGAAAGTCAGGAGAAAGTGCTAAAAGGGAGGGTGGTACTCGAGAACAAAGACCATTTGTTGAAACCCGGAATGGTGGTGGATGTAACTGTAGCCAATGAGCGGAGCCAAAAAGCGATCAGCATTCCTTCCAATGTCCTTGTTTTTGACAACAATGCTTATCATGCCATCATAAGGAAGGACGATTGTGACCTTCAGTTAAGGAATATTGACCTGGTGATGATCAATGATGGAGTCGCCTATGTACAAAACGGCATTGCGGAAGGTGAGCAGGTGATTGCCTCCAACCAATTATTGATCTACGAACAATTGAAAAACCAGCCAAACCATTAA